From a single Lolium rigidum isolate FL_2022 chromosome 7, APGP_CSIRO_Lrig_0.1, whole genome shotgun sequence genomic region:
- the LOC124674983 gene encoding alpha/beta hydrolase domain-containing protein WAV2-like isoform X1, translated as MVGLLKALVYGAGGMAVVGLAALVALQERLVYVPVLPGLARAYSITPSRLRLVYEDVWLRAADGVRLHSWFLRHSPTCRGPTILFFQENAGNIAHRLECVRLMMQRLQCNVFMLSYRGYGESEGFPSQSGITKDAQAALDHLVQRKDIDTSRIVIFGRSLGGAVGAVLAKNNPDKVSALILENTFTSILDMAGIMLPFLRWFIGGSSSKGPKLLNCVVRSPWSTLDVVAEVKQPILFLSGLQDELVPPSHMKMLYDKAIENNRNCRFVDFPSGMHMDTWISGGDRYWRTIQLFLDQYAPEGQSCDASCASEIADDVIDELKKPKL; from the exons ATGGTGGGGCTGCTCAAGGCGCTGGTGTACGGCGCCGGGGGCATGGCGGTGGTCGGCCTGGCGGCGCTGGTGGCGCTGCAGGAGCGCCTCGTCTACGTGCCCGTGCTCCCGGGCCTCGCGCGCGCCTACTCCATCACGCCCTCGCGCCTCCGCCTCGTCTACGAGGACGTCTGGCTCCGCGCCGCCGACGGCGTGCGCCTCCACTCCTGGTTCCTCCGCCACTCACCCACCTGCCGAG GTCCAACCATTCTGTTCTTCCAAGAAAATGCCGGCA ACATTGCACATCGTTTGGAATGCGTCCGATTAATGATGCAGCGGCTGCAGTGCAATGTGTTTATGCTTTCTTACAGAGG GTACGGCGAGAGTGAAGGTTTTCCTTCTCAGAGTGGTATCACAAAAGATGCACAG GCCGCACTTGATCATCTAGTTCAGAGGAAGGACATTGACACATCCAGGATAGTTATCTTTGGGAGATCTTTAGGAGGTGCTGTTGGAGCAGTTCTTGCAAAAAATAATCCTGATAAG GTGTCTGCTCTAATACTGGAAAATACTTTCACATCTATATTGGATATGGCTGGTATCATGCTCCCCTTCCTAAGATGGTTCATAGGTGGCAGTTCTTCTAAAGGCCCAAAACTTCTTAACTGCGTTGTTCGCTCTCCATGGAGTACActtgatgttgttgcagag GTCAAGCAGCCCATTCTCTTCCTTTCTGGATTACAAGATGAACTTGTCCCCCCTTCACACATGAAGATGCTTTATGACAAAGCTATTGAAAATAACAGGAATTGTAGATTTGTCGATTTTCCCAGTGGTATGCATATGGATACCTGGATTTCTGGAGGAGACCGTTACTGGAGGACAATCCAATTGTTTCTAGACCAATATGCTCCAGAAGGACAGAGTTGTGATGCCAGTTGTGCAAGTGAAATTGCTGATGATG TCATTGATGAATTGAAGAAGCCAAAGCTGTGA
- the LOC124674983 gene encoding alpha/beta hydrolase domain-containing protein WAV2-like isoform X2, which yields MVGLLKALVYGAGGMAVVGLAALVALQERLVYVPVLPGLARAYSITPSRLRLVYEDVWLRAADGVRLHSWFLRHSPTCRGPTILFFQENAGNIAHRLECVRLMMQRLQCNVFMLSYRGYGESEGFPSQSGITKDAQAALDHLVQRKDIDTSRIVIFGRSLGGAVGAVLAKNNPDKVSALILENTFTSILDMAGIMLPFLRWFIGGSSSKGPKLLNCVVRSPWSTLDVVAEVKQPILFLSGLQDELVPPSHMKMLYDKAIENNRNCRFVDFPSGMHMDTWISGGDRYWRTIQLFLDQYAPEGQSCDASCASEIADDEPASRG from the exons ATGGTGGGGCTGCTCAAGGCGCTGGTGTACGGCGCCGGGGGCATGGCGGTGGTCGGCCTGGCGGCGCTGGTGGCGCTGCAGGAGCGCCTCGTCTACGTGCCCGTGCTCCCGGGCCTCGCGCGCGCCTACTCCATCACGCCCTCGCGCCTCCGCCTCGTCTACGAGGACGTCTGGCTCCGCGCCGCCGACGGCGTGCGCCTCCACTCCTGGTTCCTCCGCCACTCACCCACCTGCCGAG GTCCAACCATTCTGTTCTTCCAAGAAAATGCCGGCA ACATTGCACATCGTTTGGAATGCGTCCGATTAATGATGCAGCGGCTGCAGTGCAATGTGTTTATGCTTTCTTACAGAGG GTACGGCGAGAGTGAAGGTTTTCCTTCTCAGAGTGGTATCACAAAAGATGCACAG GCCGCACTTGATCATCTAGTTCAGAGGAAGGACATTGACACATCCAGGATAGTTATCTTTGGGAGATCTTTAGGAGGTGCTGTTGGAGCAGTTCTTGCAAAAAATAATCCTGATAAG GTGTCTGCTCTAATACTGGAAAATACTTTCACATCTATATTGGATATGGCTGGTATCATGCTCCCCTTCCTAAGATGGTTCATAGGTGGCAGTTCTTCTAAAGGCCCAAAACTTCTTAACTGCGTTGTTCGCTCTCCATGGAGTACActtgatgttgttgcagag GTCAAGCAGCCCATTCTCTTCCTTTCTGGATTACAAGATGAACTTGTCCCCCCTTCACACATGAAGATGCTTTATGACAAAGCTATTGAAAATAACAGGAATTGTAGATTTGTCGATTTTCCCAGTGGTATGCATATGGATACCTGGATTTCTGGAGGAGACCGTTACTGGAGGACAATCCAATTGTTTCTAGACCAATATGCTCCAGAAGGACAGAGTTGTGATGCCAGTTGTGCAAGTGAAATTGCTGATGATG AACCTGCTTCAcggggatga
- the LOC124674983 gene encoding alpha/beta hydrolase domain-containing protein WAV2-like isoform X3, translated as MVGLLKALVYGAGGMAVVGLAALVALQERLVYVPVLPGLARAYSITPSRLRLVYEDVWLRAADGVRLHSWFLRHSPTCRGPTILFFQENAGNIAHRLECVRLMMQRLQCNVFMLSYRGYGESEGFPSQSGITKDAQAALDHLVQRKDIDTSRIVIFGRSLGGAVGAVLAKNNPDKVSALILENTFTSILDMAGIMLPFLRWFIGGSSSKGPKLLNCVVRSPWSTLDVVAEVKQPILFLSGLQDELVPPSHMKMLYDKAIENNRNCRFVDFPSGMHMDTWISGGDRYWRTIQLFLDQYAPEGQSCDASCASEIADDAA; from the exons ATGGTGGGGCTGCTCAAGGCGCTGGTGTACGGCGCCGGGGGCATGGCGGTGGTCGGCCTGGCGGCGCTGGTGGCGCTGCAGGAGCGCCTCGTCTACGTGCCCGTGCTCCCGGGCCTCGCGCGCGCCTACTCCATCACGCCCTCGCGCCTCCGCCTCGTCTACGAGGACGTCTGGCTCCGCGCCGCCGACGGCGTGCGCCTCCACTCCTGGTTCCTCCGCCACTCACCCACCTGCCGAG GTCCAACCATTCTGTTCTTCCAAGAAAATGCCGGCA ACATTGCACATCGTTTGGAATGCGTCCGATTAATGATGCAGCGGCTGCAGTGCAATGTGTTTATGCTTTCTTACAGAGG GTACGGCGAGAGTGAAGGTTTTCCTTCTCAGAGTGGTATCACAAAAGATGCACAG GCCGCACTTGATCATCTAGTTCAGAGGAAGGACATTGACACATCCAGGATAGTTATCTTTGGGAGATCTTTAGGAGGTGCTGTTGGAGCAGTTCTTGCAAAAAATAATCCTGATAAG GTGTCTGCTCTAATACTGGAAAATACTTTCACATCTATATTGGATATGGCTGGTATCATGCTCCCCTTCCTAAGATGGTTCATAGGTGGCAGTTCTTCTAAAGGCCCAAAACTTCTTAACTGCGTTGTTCGCTCTCCATGGAGTACActtgatgttgttgcagag GTCAAGCAGCCCATTCTCTTCCTTTCTGGATTACAAGATGAACTTGTCCCCCCTTCACACATGAAGATGCTTTATGACAAAGCTATTGAAAATAACAGGAATTGTAGATTTGTCGATTTTCCCAGTGGTATGCATATGGATACCTGGATTTCTGGAGGAGACCGTTACTGGAGGACAATCCAATTGTTTCTAGACCAATATGCTCCAGAAGGACAGAGTTGTGATGCCAGTTGTGCAAGTGAAATTGCTGATGATG CTGCATAA